TGAGCGAGGAGGAGCTCGATGAGATGACCTCGTACATGAACGAGGCCGTCGCCCTGCTCGAGCCCATCTGTGAGTACGACCTCGACGGCGTCGAGCCCACCTTCCATCCCATTGGTGGGCTCTCCAACGTGATGGGCAACGACGTCGTGGATGACTCGACGCGCGCCCTGCCCATAGACAGCGCGCTGTTAAACGCCGCCTCGACGCAGGGGCGCTACTTCCGTGTGCCCTCCATCTTGGGTGATGAGGAGGGTGATCGCTGATGGTGTCTCTCGACGAGCTCTCTGCGAGGCAGATCGCGGCGGGAGTCGCGGCTGGCGACTTCTCGGCGCTCGAGGTGGCGAAGGCCTCGCTGTCCGCGCTCGACGCACGCGAGCCACAGCTGCACGCCTTCCTGCAAGTCTCGGCAGGGCTTGCGCTTGATACCGCCAGGGCGACCGACGAGCGCCTCGCAAGGGGAGAGGAGCCGGGTCCCCTTGCCGGCGTTCCTGTTGCGTTCAAGGATAACATGCACCTCGTGGGGACCTGCACGACCTGCGCGAGCCGCATGCTTGGGGGCTACGAGTCCGTCTTCACGGCGACCTGCGTGGGACGCCTGCTCGCTGCCGGGGCGACGCCTGTGGGCAAGACCAACATGGATGAATTTGCTTTCGGCTCCTCCACTGAGTCCTCCGCCTTCCACCCCACCAACAATCCCTGGGACCTTACGCGCGTGCCTGGCGGCTCGTCGGGGGGCTCCGCCGCCGCCGTCGCTGCCGGTGAGGTTGCACTCGCCTTGGGTTCTGACACGGGCGGCTCGATCCGTCAGCCAGCCTCGCTCTGCGGCGTCGTGGGCCTGAAGCCTACGTACGGCACCGTGAGTCGCTATGGCGTCGTTGCCTTTGGAAGCTCTCTTGACCAGGTGGGGCCTTTCGCGCGTCGCGTCGAGGACGTTGCCCTTGCCATGAACGCCCTCGTCGCGCCCGGCCCTGACCCGCTCGACTCCACGAGCCAGGACTGCCGGGCAGACTTCCTGGGGCGGCTCGATGATGCCGTCGAGGGTCGCAGGGTTGGCGTCGTCCCCGCGCTCCTCGAGGCAGAGGGCCTGACGGGTGAGGTCAAGGCCGGCATTGCCTTGGCCCGCAGGGTTCTGGAGGACCAGGGGGCCAAGGTTGTGGAGGTCGACCTTCCCAACATTGCCTCCGCGATCGCGGCCTACTACGTGATTGCGCCCTGCGAGGCCTTCTCCAACCTCGCGCGCTTTGACGGGGTGCGCTACGGACACCAGGAGGAGGGTTGCGCCACGCTCGCGCGGCAGACGGCACTCTCCCGCGCACGCGGCTTTGGCAGAGAGGCCATACGCCGCCAGATGCTGGGGGCCTACCTCCTCTCTAGCGGTACCTACGACAGGTACTACTACCCGGCCCAACAGGTGCGCACGCTCATCACTCAAGACTATGAGCGTGCCTATGAGCAGTGCGATGTCATCCTCATGCCCGCGACGCCACGCACCGCCTTTCGCTTTGGCGAGATCAGCGACCCCACCCAGATGTACGCCTCGGATATGTTCACTATTTCGAACAACATAGCCGGAAACGGCGGCATATCGGTGCCTCTGGGCCTGGGGCAGGAGTCGGGCCTGCCCATCTCGGCGCAGCTCCAAGGTCCGGCCTTCGGGGACGCGACGCTCCTCAGCTTTGCGCGTGCCATCGAGCGTGGCGTGGACGCGGGCCTTGGCCCGGGTAAGGGTGCCCCCGTCGCTCTTGGCTTTATCGGGAAGGGAGGCGAGCTCCTATGAGGACGCTGCAGGAGGTGCTCGCAGACTGGGAGGCCGTCATTGGTCTGGAGGTCCACACCGAGCTCACCACGCTTGACACCAAGATGTTCTGCAATTGCAGGCTCAGCCACGACGACGCGCCCAACTCCAACGTGTGCCCCGTCTGCCTGGGTTTGCCGGGAGCCCTGCCCGTGCCCAACCGCAGGGCCATCCAATCCATCGTAATGGCTGGTTTGGCCACGAACTGCGAGATCCAGCGCCACTCGATGTTCTACCGCAAGCACTACTTCTATCCCGACATGGCCAAGAACTTCCAGACCACGCAGGGTCCCATCGCCTTCTGCATGCACGGCCACCTTGACCTTACGGTGTCGGGTCCGGGTGCGAGGGAGCGCCCCATGCGGGAGTCTCTCGCCGCAGATGGCGTGACGCCCGTCTCGCGTGCGGCTGACGGCTCCTACGTAGTGCCCATCAGGATCCTGCGCATACACATGGAGGAGGACGCGGCCAAGATGGTCCACATTGGCGGCGAGGAGGGGCGCATCGCCGGCGCCTCTGAGTCGCTTATCGACTATAACCGCTGCGGCACGCCGCTCATCGAGCTTGTGACCGAGCCCGACCTGCGTACGCCCGAGGAGGCCCGCCTCTTCATGGAGAAGCTCCGCCAGACCTTCCTCGCGCTGGGCATCTCCGACTGCTCCTTGGAGTCGGGGTCCATGCGCTGCGATGGCAACGTCAGCCTGCGCAGGCGCGGCGAGACCGGGCTTGGCACCAAGACCGAGATGAAGAACATCAATTCCTTCAAGAGCCTGCACGATGCCTTGGAATACGAGATACGCCGCCAGGCCGAGGTGCTCGAGGAGGGTGGCGTCGTCTACCAGGAGACGCGTCACTGGGAGCCCGGCAGGAGGCGCACCGTCGTCATGCGCACCAAGGAGACGGCCGACGACTACCGGCTGTTCCCCGACCCAGACCTTGCGCCCTTCGACCTCTCTGACGAGTTCATAGAGGAGGCGCGCGAGCGCATCCCGGAGCTGCCGGACGCGAGACGCGAGCGTTACGAGGCGAGCTTTGGCCTGAGGCGCGATGATGCCGCCCAGATCGCGGGCGACCCGACCGTGGCAGCCCTCTTTGAGGAGGCCGTCACGACGGCGGGGGAGAAGGTCGCTCCCACGGTCGCGAACGTGGTCATCAACCTGCTGCCCGCCTTTGGCCACATCACGGCGGCGCAGGCCGCGTCTGTCTCGGCTCTGCTCGCGGCCGATGCGATCAGCTTCGCCCAGGCCCGTGAGGTCCTTGAGGCCGTGGACGGCACGGACGCGGACCCCGAGCGGGTCGTGGACGAGCGGGGGCTGCGTCAAAGCACGGACAGCGCTGCCCTCGAGCCGGTGGTGGATGAGGTCCTCGATCGTTGCGCGGACCAAGTCAGGCAGTACAGGGACGGCAACACGAAGGTCGTGGGCTTTCTTGTCGGCCAGTGCATGAAGGCCTCGAAGGCGGCCGGTGTCAAGGGCAACCCCAAGCTCTTCAACCAGCTGCTCACGGCCAGGCTCGAAGCCTAAGGTCGCACTCCAGTCGGTCGCTCCTATCCGGCCGGTCGCTCCTACCTATAGCAAAGCCTGATACCCGAAGGGAGTCGGGATGATGGATCATGTGCCCGCACATGCCTGGGGCGTGCGGCTTCGTGGTGCGCTTGTGCGCGTGGCGTGGCGTGGCCCTGCGTGCTCGCAGCGACGCCCTTCTACCTCGTGAGCAGGACGAACCCGGCGCTTGGCGGCATGCGGGCCGGTCTACCTCGCGGCGGGCTTTGTCATCGGGTCCTGCCTGGGACTTCGAGGGAAGGGGCGAGGGCGCCTGCGCGCAGTGGCCGCAGTGCTGGGCTTGGCGTCCATGGCGCTTGGCATCGTCCCCGAGTGGGTGCTGACTCCCATGGGCAGGAGGGGGGCGCATATACGGCATCTTCGGCAGCGAGTGGTTCTCGTACTTCCAGGAGTGTGAGCTGTTGACGCAGCCGCTGACAGCCATGCTCGCGTCCCTCTGCTGCGCCATTGTCTTGCGATGCTCCCTTGTGCTTGGGACCTGCGTCTTAGTGGGTCGCGAGGACGCCGGTGGGGGTCTTGCGCTTGCTGGCGGGATGGCGACGGGGTTTATCTCCAGCTACCTCAGCTACGAGGTCTTCGAGGCGACGGGGCGGATCCCCTACAGCGCAGCCCTTTTGGTTGCCTCGGAACTGGGTGTCCTGGTGATGGCGATGGTTGCTTAGATTGTCTCGATCGGTGCCTGTGGCTGGGGCGTGACTCAGGGAGGGGCGAGCGCAGAGGCGTCCTGTGAGGAGGGTGTCCTGCGAGCTGAGTCTTGCGAGGGCAGCTGGCAGAGGGAGGGCGGCACATCGCCGCTGATGGGTCTGGGCCTCGGTCTGGCAACGTGGTGCCTCCTCACACGCGTGGTGCCGCTCGGTCAGCTCCGCTCGTGGCCATACGAGGTCCTCGCTGCCCTTTCGATGTTCGTTCTTGCTGCTCTTGGTACGCGCCGCCTGCGACGCCCTCGGACCATGCCAGAGGAGGTCGCCTCGAGAGATCCCTTTGCCGTTCCCATGGGCTCGGACCCTCTTTCTGATGGGCCTTGCCCTTGCCCGTGGCACTGGGCTTGTGAGCGTGCTTTTGGGGAACTGTACTTCTCGCGTATGGATTGCGTGGACAAGGAGGTTTCATTATGAGCGATAGATATCGAAAGCCTGCGTATGCCGGCGCCACCTGTGGCGGTGGCGCTCAGGTGATGGGCCTCACGAAGCTCATACATGGTAGGGAGGTGCTGTCAGACGTCTTTGTCACGGTGTCAGCTGGCGTGACGGTCGGCCTCTTTGGGGCCAGGCCCCGCTTGGCCTATATCCGTCGTGACCAGTAGGCTCTGGAGAGGAGGCTTGCGGCCCCACAGGCAATCTCCGTCGCGATGAGGGTGTCGGCAACGGTCTCTTGGCCAAGCGCAAGTGCGACGAAGGTGGCGCAGAGCATGCCGACCATCAGGTAGAGAACCATGGGAAGGCCGCTCTTCGCCCTGATGGCCGCCAGGCGCTCGTCATGCTCCCGCGCGTAGTACTCGCGCAGGCAGTCAATCCTCCTCGCACGCATGAGCCTATGGATGCCGGTGGCCAATACCGCTGCGGCAGCACCTATGCACAGGCCATAGGTATAGTCTTGGGTGGCTCCCGTTACTGCACCATACGTCGCTCCCAGGATACCGATGAGGCAAAGTGAGGTGCCCAGTATGATCTGCCCGATCAGACGTGCCTTGAACCTCCTGAGCTCCTCTGTGAGCTGTTCGTTGGCGTTGTTTGTCTTGCTTGTTTCCATGATCGCTCCTCTGATGGGTTCGTGTTGTGGGTCTGTCGCCTGTTGGGCGGCCCTGCGCTAGTCGATGTCCGAGAAGTCAAAGATCTCCTCGATGGTGAGGCCAAAGTACTGGGCAATCTTGTGGGCGAGAGGAAGTGACGCCGTGTACTTGCCCGTCTCGATGGAGGTCACCGTCTGTCGCGTGACCCCAACCGCCATTGCCAGCTCGCTTTGAGAGACCTTTCGCTCTCGCCTAAGTTCTGGTATTCGCGTCCTCACATCAACCTCCTTCGTTCGGTGTGTAGTGGTATAGCAAGCTTGCTTTGCAAATATAGTAAAGCTCACTTTGCACTATATGTCAAGCGAACTTTGCAAACTTTTTTCGGATGTGAGACCGCTCGCCTCGACTGATCGCCTCGACTGCTCGCCTCGACCGCTCGCTTCCCTTGGCGAAAGTGCGCGGAGGAGAGAGGCCGCCCGAGCCCCTCCTAGCTTGCCTCGAGCGTGGCGAGCAGCGCCAGGTGATCCGAGCCTGCGACGCTGATGGTCTGGAGGTCTCCCACATAGAGCCCCGCGTCTCGGGAGTAGACGATGTGGTCTATCTCGATCAGGGGAGGGATCGTGGAGTTGGCGGGATAGGTCATGTGGAAGCCCTCTCCGGCCTGCTCGCCCGCGTCCACGAAGGACGAGCCCAGAAGCTCGCGGAAGCGAGCATGGTCCCAGGTCGCGTTGAAGTCTCCGAGGATGACGTAGGAATGCCTGTAGTTTGCAAGCTTGGCGATGGTGGTGAGTCCCTCGCTCCACAGTCCCTGACCACCCTTGTGCGGTGAGTTGGGGTGGGCCGAGACAAAGCGCACGGTCGTGCCACCTATGGAAAGGCTTCCCGCAGGCATCGCTGAGGTCTCGATGGGCAAGAGGCTCGTGTTCTGGTCGGACATCTGGGTCGCTGAGAAGAGCACGTTGATGCCACCGTTGTCAGAGCGGCCCGAGCTGCCGAGCGCGCTGTAGGGCAGCAGGTCGTGGATACCGGCGTCCGAGAGCTCCTGCAGAAAGCCCTGGCTCACCTCCTGCAGAGCCAGCAGCTCGACCTTCTGGGTCCGTACGACGTCCACGACCTTTGAGGCGCTGACGCGTCCGTTCAGGGTGTTGAGCGTCATGAGGCGAAGCACCCTGTCGTCCGTGTTAGGAGCAGTCCCCGACGAGGTGCTGGTGGCGCTCCTCGCGGTATCGCTCAGCGTGTGATGGGGGACAAAGTAGCCGACGTGCCACACGACGAGGGTCGCCAGGCAGAGGGCCGAGAGCACGGCGAGGATGCGTCTGTGCCAGAGTATCGAGAGCAGCACCACGACGAGCGTGGGTAGCACGGCAAAGGGCACAAAGGCAACGAGCTCGGGGATGACCCGGCCTGCCGAGCGACTGGACGGCACCATGCGTGCCGCCATGAGCACGAGCACGACCAGCATGCCCAGCCACATGAGCAGGCTGATGAGGCCATGGCGCGCGCGTCCTCTCCACCAGCGGCTGAGAGCGTTGCGGCGAACTGTTGATCCCTTGTCGGTGCGGTCCATGGCGTCCCTCCGAACGGCTTTGACGCCAGTCATTGTATCCGTATCTCGTCACTTCAAAACGTAAGCTCTGATTGGGACAATCCCAGCGCGGTCCCTCAGTCGCACCCTCCGTCGTCGGCCAGGCACCCCGGCGAAAGTGCCCCGCAGGCTCCGGGGTACCGAGTTTTGGGAATCAACTGGGCAAACCCCGGGCGAAAGTGCCCCGCAGATTCTGGGGCACCGAGCTCCGAGGCCCCTCTTGGTGTCGGCAACGGCCGCGCGGGGAGTACCGACGACAAGGCTAGGACCGGTGTTCGCGTCGGGTTCGGCTCTCGCGACACCGACAACCTCAAAACAACTTGACAGAACGCACTCATCGCGCCGCTCATGCCGCGCCGTCCGGACGAGTAGCCGGCGTTTCCCTGCGAGGCTTGCAAGGGGGAGGGGTGGAAGGCGGACGAGAGGAGGGGAAAAACAGGGACAGGAGGCGCGTGGAGCAAGGGCGGACAAGGCAAAGGCCGCGTAGCCAACCCCTTAGCCACGAATACTACCGAAGCCTCTTCTTATTCGGGATTCGGGGAAGATATGTCTCTCCGGGGGCTTGTGTGGGTTGCTGCCTCGGCGAAGACGCCAAGCTAGCGGCGGCGTCACTTACGCAGAGCATGTTTTCCTGACCAAGGGGGAGGCGGCCACCGAGGGGGCGCTGCCGGCACGCCATGACGGTTGGGGCGCTCGCGCCACCCGACGCGGCTCGCGTCGCAACTCGCATCGCAAAAGTGTACACAAACACTCCAAAACGGCTCCAAGGGGCCATTCTCGCCGATCTGTGTACACTCCTGACTGTCTCCACGTCCGATCACGCGACCGGACGGCGTCACGGGTCCTACGACGTCGACGGCCCCATGGCCCCACGCCGCCAGGGTGGCTCGGACCTGAGGCCCACGCCGCCAGGGCGGTGACGCACCCACCCACGCGAACTCACGAAGCCTCGAAGATATCCGAAGCTTGACTATTACGGTAACAAGTTGCATTTTTCGGAGAAGGCGAGCGGCTTGTCGCTGTAGTGGGCATGTTTAGGTGCAGGGGGCTTCGATTCCGGCAGAGAGACCGCCTGTAAGGTCGTTTGCGAGTGCGTCGTCGAGCTTGTCAACAATGCCCACGCGATGTGCTGCTGCTCGGAGAGCGGCGCATTAGCGATATCGATATCCCTAAAGGTCAAGCACGATTGAAAGCTGCCGGGAAACCTTGACCATGTCTTCTTTGGAGAGCGTCCCGATACGTGCGCCAAGTTCGCCCTTTCTGGCTGAGTAAATCTTCTCCGTCAGCACCCAGCTTTTCTTGCGCAAGCCGTTTTTCTCGGTTGGATCAATCACGACACGCGTAGATATATCACTTGAATCTTGCGAGGTCATCAAGCAGAGTACGATTGAATCAAACAGGTCGAGATCGTCATTTTGCACAATAAGCACCGGCCGGGGCTTTGATGCGTACGAACTCCCGCGTACCGTCCATAGTTCACCGCGTTTCATCGTAAGCTCTTCTGAAAGCGTTGTTGGTGAAGTTGAGCGCTTCTTCCTCAGTTGCAAAAGGCTCATAAAAAGCCTCGGGCCTCTTGCGCACATCGAAGGGAAAACCGCCGTCTGTGACGAAACGCTTCATGAACACCGTGAGCGCAACTGTGGGTGTAAGTCCTAGCTCTTCAGCCGTACTGTCAAATTCGCGCTTAAGTGTAGCGTCTACTCGGTTGCCAAGCGGTATGGTTGCCGTTGCCATGCTTGCCCCCTGTTATCATATGATAGCGATTGCTGTCGTTTGTCTACAGTATAGAACAATGGGCGAAGTGCAGCAACAATTACCGGATGCGCCCCTCTTTGTTAGACTACCGTTGACATGGCCAGCTTCTCCTCCCAGTAGGGATAGAGGGACAACCTGATGTCCAACAAGCGAAGGACGGACTTGTATCAAAGCTGGTCGAGAAGCTGACTGGTATCGACTTTTTTCACTGAGGAGACAGAAACGGGCAGGCTGTCGACAAGGCGACCATCAAGGTGGTACATTACCAGGTGGATGATGCCATACTCGGGCAACGGGAGTGCAAACACGTGATTGCCCTTTTGCTCTACCGGCTTTGCAGCATGGGCGGGAAGCGACCGGTCGTGCTGCTCTTCTACGGGCCATCCGAAGTAGGTAAAACTGAAAGTGCAAAGTGTTTGAGCGAGGCATTGAGCGGAAAGCTGGCCCGCGTGCAGATTTCAATGATGCAGACGACTGAGACACACGGCTACATCTTCGGCGGAGCACTCGAAGGGCAGCTTTGTGAGGGACCTGCTTGGCAGGGAATCCAACGTTGTTCTTCTCGACGAGTCCGAAAAGGTGAGCTATTCGCTCTACAACGTCTTCTACCAACTGTTCGACGAGGGGCTGTTTATCGACACGAACTACGAGGTCGACATCAGGGATGGAATATTCATTCTCACATCCAACTTTGCGACTGGGGCAGAGATCAAACAAAGTTTCGGCGCTGCAATATACTCACACATCGGCTCCTGCATCGTCTTTGACGACTTGTCATTAGAGGCAAAGCAAACAATGGCGGAGCGGCACGTAAGCGAGGTGTATCAATGCCTCGACGATGAGGAAAAGGAGAGCATTGATTCGACAGACCTTGCGGCGTGGTTCCAAGACGATGCGGAGCGATATGACAGCATGCGCATCATGAAGACGAAGATCGACCGAGTAGTGTTCGGCCACCTGACAGACAGGCTGTTATCGGACCTTGAGACGGAAGATGAGCCAGCCTGATTGGAGAGGACGGAGGATAGTGTGTTCGACCTCAACGAACTCAAGTCATACCGGGAGGGCAACCGCCTGGAGGTGAAGAAGGCGCTCGGGCGCGATGGGCAGGGCGAACTGCCACGCAACGTGTGGGAGACGCTTTCGGCCTTCGCCAACACCGCCGGTGGCGTCATCGTCC
The DNA window shown above is from Olsenella sp. oral taxon 807 and carries:
- the gatB gene encoding Asp-tRNA(Asn)/Glu-tRNA(Gln) amidotransferase subunit GatB; this encodes MRTLQEVLADWEAVIGLEVHTELTTLDTKMFCNCRLSHDDAPNSNVCPVCLGLPGALPVPNRRAIQSIVMAGLATNCEIQRHSMFYRKHYFYPDMAKNFQTTQGPIAFCMHGHLDLTVSGPGARERPMRESLAADGVTPVSRAADGSYVVPIRILRIHMEEDAAKMVHIGGEEGRIAGASESLIDYNRCGTPLIELVTEPDLRTPEEARLFMEKLRQTFLALGISDCSLESGSMRCDGNVSLRRRGETGLGTKTEMKNINSFKSLHDALEYEIRRQAEVLEEGGVVYQETRHWEPGRRRTVVMRTKETADDYRLFPDPDLAPFDLSDEFIEEARERIPELPDARRERYEASFGLRRDDAAQIAGDPTVAALFEEAVTTAGEKVAPTVANVVINLLPAFGHITAAQAASVSALLAADAISFAQAREVLEAVDGTDADPERVVDERGLRQSTDSAALEPVVDEVLDRCADQVRQYRDGNTKVVGFLVGQCMKASKAAGVKGNPKLFNQLLTARLEA
- a CDS encoding AAA family ATPase produces the protein MRDLLGRESNVVLLDESEKVSYSLYNVFYQLFDEGLFIDTNYEVDIRDGIFILTSNFATGAEIKQSFGAAIYSHIGSCIVFDDLSLEAKQTMAERHVSEVYQCLDDEEKESIDSTDLAAWFQDDAERYDSMRIMKTKIDRVVFGHLTDRLLSDLETEDEPA
- the gatC gene encoding Asp-tRNA(Asn)/Glu-tRNA(Gln) amidotransferase subunit GatC — translated: MPLSKEDVAGIADYARIALSEEELDEMTSYMNEAVALLEPICEYDLDGVEPTFHPIGGLSNVMGNDVVDDSTRALPIDSALLNAASTQGRYFRVPSILGDEEGDR
- a CDS encoding type II toxin-antitoxin system PemK/MazF family toxin; the encoded protein is MKRGELWTVRGSSYASKPRPVLIVQNDDLDLFDSIVLCLMTSQDSSDISTRVVIDPTEKNGLRKKSWVLTEKIYSARKGELGARIGTLSKEDMVKVSRQLSIVLDL
- a CDS encoding endonuclease/exonuclease/phosphatase family protein, which translates into the protein MTGVKAVRRDAMDRTDKGSTVRRNALSRWWRGRARHGLISLLMWLGMLVVLVLMAARMVPSSRSAGRVIPELVAFVPFAVLPTLVVVLLSILWHRRILAVLSALCLATLVVWHVGYFVPHHTLSDTARSATSTSSGTAPNTDDRVLRLMTLNTLNGRVSASKVVDVVRTQKVELLALQEVSQGFLQELSDAGIHDLLPYSALGSSGRSDNGGINVLFSATQMSDQNTSLLPIETSAMPAGSLSIGGTTVRFVSAHPNSPHKGGQGLWSEGLTTIAKLANYRHSYVILGDFNATWDHARFRELLGSSFVDAGEQAGEGFHMTYPANSTIPPLIEIDHIVYSRDAGLYVGDLQTISVAGSDHLALLATLEAS
- the gatA gene encoding Asp-tRNA(Asn)/Glu-tRNA(Gln) amidotransferase subunit GatA; amino-acid sequence: MVSLDELSARQIAAGVAAGDFSALEVAKASLSALDAREPQLHAFLQVSAGLALDTARATDERLARGEEPGPLAGVPVAFKDNMHLVGTCTTCASRMLGGYESVFTATCVGRLLAAGATPVGKTNMDEFAFGSSTESSAFHPTNNPWDLTRVPGGSSGGSAAAVAAGEVALALGSDTGGSIRQPASLCGVVGLKPTYGTVSRYGVVAFGSSLDQVGPFARRVEDVALAMNALVAPGPDPLDSTSQDCRADFLGRLDDAVEGRRVGVVPALLEAEGLTGEVKAGIALARRVLEDQGAKVVEVDLPNIASAIAAYYVIAPCEAFSNLARFDGVRYGHQEEGCATLARQTALSRARGFGREAIRRQMLGAYLLSSGTYDRYYYPAQQVRTLITQDYERAYEQCDVILMPATPRTAFRFGEISDPTQMYASDMFTISNNIAGNGGISVPLGLGQESGLPISAQLQGPAFGDATLLSFARAIERGVDAGLGPGKGAPVALGFIGKGGELL
- a CDS encoding helix-turn-helix transcriptional regulator; its protein translation is MRTRIPELRRERKVSQSELAMAVGVTRQTVTSIETGKYTASLPLAHKIAQYFGLTIEEIFDFSDID
- a CDS encoding type II toxin-antitoxin system RelB/DinJ family antitoxin, with the protein product MATATIPLGNRVDATLKREFDSTAEELGLTPTVALTVFMKRFVTDGGFPFDVRKRPEAFYEPFATEEEALNFTNNAFRRAYDETR